One part of the Sporosarcina ureae genome encodes these proteins:
- a CDS encoding OsmC family protein, with product MSTKNSTLVKIAATAKWDQGVRSTHSIRNFEAFPMDEPVELGGTDTGANPLEFIAAALNGCKAVMIPLIATEQNFTFTAIDFDTTGIVDARGLMGEEGVKTHFQKVRFVCEITTNESQEAIDQLKAEVERRCPVYNLFADAGISLESKWIKK from the coding sequence ATGTCGACGAAAAACAGTACATTAGTTAAGATTGCCGCAACAGCGAAGTGGGATCAAGGCGTTCGCTCAACGCATAGCATTCGTAATTTCGAAGCGTTTCCGATGGATGAACCAGTAGAATTGGGCGGAACGGATACCGGTGCCAATCCACTCGAATTTATCGCAGCTGCACTGAATGGTTGTAAAGCGGTCATGATCCCTTTAATTGCGACAGAACAAAACTTCACATTCACTGCAATTGATTTTGATACAACAGGAATCGTAGATGCGCGTGGCTTGATGGGAGAAGAAGGTGTGAAAACACATTTCCAAAAAGTACGCTTTGTTTGTGAAATCACCACGAATGAATCACAAGAAGCGATCGATCAATTGAAAGCTGAAGTAGAGAGAAGATGTCCAGTGTATAATTTATTTGCGGATGCGGGAATTTCGCTTGAGTCTAAATGGATTAAGAAATAA
- a CDS encoding aldo/keto reductase yields MEKLQTMRLNDGTSLPSIGFGTVQVKGAQGVTSVLSAIEAGYRLIDTSTNYNNEGMVGEAVRRSSTPREELIISSKLPGHSHGYDRAILMIQESLYRLGLDYFDKYLIHWPLPKQGQYEEAWQALVDAQKFGLIKTIGVSNFLPEHLEKIIEKTGVTPATNQIERHPYFNNNELVEYNKSRGIVTEAWSPLGRELNDVLTNETIVSIAEKYNKEPAQIIIRWNLQNDVLTVVKSSSYAHQKANLDVFDFELSEEDMKQIDALDKGEAGRVEGQHPNEYEEFD; encoded by the coding sequence ATGGAAAAACTACAAACGATGCGATTAAATGACGGAACGAGCCTTCCATCCATTGGATTCGGAACTGTACAAGTTAAAGGTGCACAAGGTGTCACGTCCGTATTATCCGCAATCGAAGCAGGCTACAGACTCATCGACACGTCCACTAACTACAACAACGAAGGCATGGTAGGCGAAGCCGTTCGACGTTCATCTACTCCTCGCGAGGAATTGATCATCAGTTCGAAACTTCCCGGACATTCACACGGTTACGACAGAGCGATACTCATGATTCAAGAATCGCTGTATCGTCTAGGTCTCGACTACTTTGATAAATACTTGATTCATTGGCCGCTTCCAAAACAAGGTCAATATGAAGAAGCATGGCAAGCGTTAGTCGATGCACAGAAATTCGGACTGATCAAGACGATAGGCGTATCGAATTTCTTGCCGGAGCATTTGGAGAAAATCATTGAAAAAACTGGCGTCACACCAGCGACCAACCAAATCGAGCGTCATCCGTACTTTAACAATAATGAATTGGTTGAATACAATAAGAGCCGTGGAATCGTAACAGAAGCTTGGAGTCCTTTAGGTCGTGAATTAAATGACGTCTTAACAAATGAAACCATTGTTTCGATCGCTGAAAAATACAACAAAGAACCTGCACAAATCATTATTCGCTGGAACTTACAGAACGACGTATTGACTGTCGTGAAATCCTCGTCATACGCTCATCAAAAAGCTAATCTGGATGTATTCGACTTTGAACTGAGCGAAGAAGATATGAAACAAATTGATGCATTGGATAAAGGTGAAGCTGGAAGAGTGGAAGGACAACATCCGAATGAATATGAAGAGTTTGATTGA
- a CDS encoding dipeptide epimerase, with protein sequence MRILDVEVTCRNILLERPFKTALRTATEIDSIEVTIHLENGVVGMGSAAPTWVITGDSTESIQAALLGPIKKILLNQHMDNFQSLLMDIQTSCVGNTSAKAAADIAMYDAYSKLLGIPLYRYLGNHKHLKTCMTIGVDTPEIMSKNAIKNVDSGFKSLKVKVGSAPELDMARVSAIRAVIPPDVTLRLDANQGWTPKQAVQLINQMERENLNIEFIEQPVAAHDLEGLKFVTNNVNIPIMADESLFSPHDALKLVSGKYIDLLNIKLMKCGGISNALKIASIAETAGVHCMIGSMMESDQSVAAAAHFAVAHPNVRYFDLDAPLWLKEQPEFMKYVGEDITLSTQPGISKV encoded by the coding sequence GTGAGAATACTAGATGTAGAAGTCACATGTCGTAACATTCTTCTTGAAAGACCATTTAAAACCGCTCTTCGGACAGCGACTGAAATCGACAGTATTGAAGTAACTATTCATTTGGAAAATGGGGTGGTAGGTATGGGATCCGCCGCTCCTACGTGGGTAATTACAGGAGATTCAACTGAAAGTATCCAAGCTGCTTTGTTGGGTCCAATAAAAAAAATATTGTTAAATCAACATATGGATAATTTTCAATCCTTATTGATGGATATCCAAACTAGTTGCGTAGGAAATACAAGTGCCAAAGCAGCAGCAGATATCGCGATGTATGATGCTTACAGTAAGTTGTTGGGAATTCCGCTCTATCGTTATTTAGGAAATCATAAACACTTGAAAACGTGTATGACAATTGGGGTAGATACACCTGAAATTATGTCAAAAAACGCGATAAAAAATGTGGATTCTGGGTTTAAGAGCTTGAAAGTAAAGGTCGGCTCCGCACCGGAATTGGATATGGCTCGAGTTTCTGCAATACGTGCCGTTATACCGCCAGATGTTACGTTGCGCCTAGATGCCAATCAAGGATGGACGCCTAAACAAGCTGTTCAGTTAATCAATCAAATGGAACGTGAAAATTTGAATATAGAATTCATTGAACAGCCAGTCGCTGCACATGATTTGGAAGGATTAAAATTTGTTACGAACAACGTCAATATTCCGATTATGGCAGACGAAAGCTTATTCTCTCCGCATGATGCGCTAAAGTTAGTTAGTGGAAAATATATTGATTTATTGAATATCAAGCTGATGAAGTGTGGAGGGATCTCCAATGCGTTGAAAATTGCCAGTATTGCTGAAACAGCTGGTGTTCATTGCATGATAGGCAGCATGATGGAATCTGACCAATCGGTAGCGGCGGCAGCACATTTTGCAGTAGCTCATCCTAATGTACGATACTTTGATCTGGATGCCCCTTTGTGGTTGAAAGAACAGCCAGAATTCATGAAATATGTGGGGGAAGACATCACCTTGTCTACACAGCCAGGTATAAGCAAAGTATAA